In Uranotaenia lowii strain MFRU-FL chromosome 2, ASM2978415v1, whole genome shotgun sequence, one genomic interval encodes:
- the LOC129746588 gene encoding general transcription factor 3C polypeptide 3, producing the protein MSSEAERVVIEELDEMQVDPQELSQFVEASRIPLPGEPGASIIIPPSGSRAGAGRRRTRTSTMTSTTSTSAQSESETDDENPQQKEMWIKKFVAGEISYSEYQVRMQQGGDVVLEDEEMIPTATRRSSRKSIGFEKDYSSARRDALKGNLQGPVHVKVEGKTSMRRQKRFLPSALQGLMGQANLCYARGDTETAKKLCLEIIRQVPLAYEPFITLAQIYETEDPEKYLQFSLIAAHLNPGDVEQWVRIAELSEEKGNIDQALTCYSRAIKADPKNFDYRMKRVQLLEKKGEEKQAFKCYYAMLPYIPKERGEFLVDTAKRLAKKFHEDNNITAAMDAMERAYAKVPELFSVEHINLFLELLIGTGAFRRALDVLMSHTDVEVHEVVNDHGTQPTSRTIYTVVIPPDMFLDFRTKLVVVLIHLKCEHLFDMILEDVLKHINVEEAGDCYLDIAESLMKEEQYHFALRMLRPLINSKNYSMAAVWLRYADCLRAMGDFNEAIEAYKKVVSLAQHMDARLTLSALLKQQGNYDEALQALEQDPETEVLDAELLYERCLMLKEVGRYDEFLECGSMLLTRHCIPLKSRLEMGAAISVVRHNEMVKAIQDIKDSLHDPGDDSSPDFSRSENEPSVEAEWELMLSLLEVADYMKNYIYFQKLVTHLHTSKRFWAYRAELQNLALLACLYNRDPSFAYNLIRERINKEKRFNNPRMWNLFNLVILITGDIRYNRYLMRLLARIQNSDINIRTIQANYHLNAGTYKYALNDYSKIYQKTGNPMIAMLVGVTFTQIACQKFTGKKQLIAAQAIAFMEKYRKGRPEELKHEVHYNIGRMYHQLGLHTLAVEHYKIALEATNELILQHPEHLDLRAEIAFNLACIYRNNQNYELARKYIYDYIEI; encoded by the exons ATGTCCTCCGAGGCGGAACGGGTGGTGATCGAGGAGCTGGACGAGATGCAAGTCGACCCGCAGGAGCTATCTCAGTTCGTCGAAGCCAGTCGTATTCCGCTGCCCGGTGAACCGGGGGCCTCGATAATCATTCCACCCAGCGGAAGTCGAGCAGGAGCGGGCCGGCGACGGACTCGTACCAGCACCATGACCTCGACCACTTCGACGTCGGCCCAATCGGAATCGGAAACGGACGACGAAAATCCGCAGCAGAAGGAAATGTGGATCAAAAAGTTCGTCGCCGGGGAGATTAGCTACAGTGAATATCAGGTCAGGATGCAGCAAGGCGGCGATGTGGTGCTGGAGGATGAGGAGATGATTCCTAC aGCGACTCGACGAAGTTCAAGGAAATCGATAGGATTTGAAAAAGATTACAGCTCAGCCCGTCGAGACGCACTTAAGGGAAATCTTCAGGGACCAGTTCATGTTAAAGTTGAAGGAAAAACTTCCATGCGTCGACAGAAACGGTTTCTTCCTTCAGCCTTGCAGGGACTGATGGGTCAGGCTAATCTTTGCTATGCTCGTGGCGACACGGAAACTGCCAAAAAGCTCTGTCTAGAAATTATACGACAAGTTCCTCTGGCCTACGAACCTTTCATTACGTTAGCTCAAATCTACGAGACGGAAGATCCGGAGAAGTACCTTCAGTTCTCGCTGATTGCGGCTCATTTGAACCCGGGTGATGTAGAGCAATGGGTTCGAATTGCTGAACTTTCGGAGGAAAAAGGTAACATTGACCAAGCTTTGACCTGCTACTCGCGTGCCATCAAAGCTGACCCAAAAAACTTCGATTACCGAATGAAAAGGGTACAGCTGCTAGAGAAAAAGGGCGAGGAAAAGCAAGCTTTCAAATGTTACTACGCGATGCTCCCTTACATTCCCAAAGAAAGGGGAGAATTTTTGGTGGACACGGCTAAACGGTTAGCTAAAAAGTTCCATGAGGACAACAATATTACGGCAGCCATGGATGCCATGGAACGAGCTTACGCTAAAGTCCCGGAACTGTTCAGTGTGGAACATATCAATTTGTTTCTGGAGCTTCTCATCGGAACTGGTGCTTTTCGGCGGGCTTTGGATGTTCTGATGAGTCACACTGATGTAGAAGTACATGAAGTTGTCAACGATCATGGCACACAACCGACCAGTCGAACCATCTACACGGTGGTGATTCCACCGGATATGTTTCTGGATTTTCGTACCAAGCTGGTGGTGGTGTTGATCCATCTGAAATGCGAACACCTGTTCGATATGATCCTGGAGGACGTGCTAAAGCATATCAACGTTGAGGAGGCTGGTGATTGTTATCTGGACATTGCCGAGTCGCTTATGAAGGAAGAGCAGTATCACTTTGCGCTGCGAATGTTGCGTCCGCTGATCAACAGTAAAAACTATTCGATGGCAGCCGTTTGGTTGAGGTACGCAGACTGTTTGCGCGCTATGGGAGACTTCAACGAGGCGATCGAGGCCTACAAAAAG GTCGTCTCCCTAGCTCAACACATGGACGCCCGGCTAACTCTTTCGGCGCTACTCAAGCAGCAAGGAAACTACGACGAAGCGCTGCAAGCTCTTGAACAGGACCCGGAAACTGAAGTCCTCGATGCGGAGCTCCTGTACGAACGTTGTTTGATGCTGAAGGAAGTTGGCAGGTACGATGAGTTCCTCGAATGCGGTTCGATGTTGTTGACGAGGCATTGTATTCCGCTGAAAAGCCGACTAGAGATGGGCGCCGCCATTTCGGTCGTTCGTCACAACGAAATGGTCAAAGCCATTCAAGACATCAAAGATTCCCTCCACGACCCCGGTGACGACAGTTCTCCAGACTTTTCCCGTTCCGAAAATGAACCCTCCGTTGAAGCGGAGTGGGAATTGATGTTGAGTCTCCTCGAGGTAGCCGACTATATGAAAAACTACATCTATTTCCAGAAACTAGTCACCCATCTACACACTTCAAAGCGATTCTGGGCATATCGAGCAGAACTACAAAATTTAGCTCTTTTGGCATGTCTTTATAATCGCGATCCCAGTTTTGCGTACAACCTAATCAGGGAACGAATCAACAAAGAAAAGAGATTTAACAATCCACGAATGTGGAACCTCTTCAATTTGGTCATCCTGATAACCGGAGATATCCGATACAATCGATACCTCATGCGACTGCTTGCTCGAATTCAAAACTCAGACATCAACATCCGCACCATCCAAGCGAACTACCATCTGAACGCCGGAACATACAAGTACGCCCTAAACGATTACAGCAAAATCTATCAGAaaactggcaatccaatgattgCGATGCTCGTAGGGGTCACCTTCACCCAAATTGCTTGCCAAAAATTCACCGGCAAAAAGCAACTAATTGCCGCCCAAGCGATAGCATTTATGGAAAAGTATCGGAAGGGTCGCCCCGAGGAACTGAAACACGAAGTGCACTACAATATCGGGCGTATGTATCATCAGCTCGGGTTGCACACCTTGGCAGTCGAGCACTACAAGATAGCTCTGGAAGCGACCAATGAGCTGATCCTGCAGCATCCGGAACATTTGGATTTGCGAGCTGAGATCGCATTTAATTTGGCGTGCATTTATCGGAACAACCAAAATTATGAATTGGCACGGAAGTACATCTATGATTATATTGAGATTTAA
- the LOC129746589 gene encoding serine palmitoyltransferase 1 — protein sequence MVTTPYIINEIYDIIQKSTAFELTLEALLALGVIWIVLYKSAGKRGRRLTPEQKAKLIDEWTPEPLAAAVPEDHPALHTHVVSGKVGKFIEIDGKRCLNMASHNYLGLIEDDDIQQAAITSLRKYGVGSCGPRGFYGTVDVHLDLEERLARFMEVEEAVVYSYAFSTIASAIPAYAKRGDIVFVDECANFAIQKGLDASRSRVVFFKHNDMADLERLLEEQAVQDRRNPKKAAKTRRFLVVEAIYMNTGEICPLPQLVELRKRYKLRMFLDESLSFGVLGKNGRGLIEHFNVDKIEVDLRSAGLEWAAGTIGGFCAGTSFIVEHQRLSGLGYCFSASLPPLLTQAAISALDRFESDPKIFEELRTICRKVSQKLPTLKDFTFRGDALSPVKHLYLRKERDYATEKQLLDTISKECINNGLAVISCEYLENMEKQLARSSIRLTVNRLLSDADIEDAFRILNQAASTVLSKV from the exons ATGGTAACGACACCCTACATCATCAATGAAATTTACGACATCATTCAGAAG TCGACGGCTTTCGAGTTGACACTGGAAGCTCTGCTGGCGCTCGGCGTAATATGGATAGTGCTGTACAAAAGTGCCGGGAAACGGGGCCGCCGATTGACGCCGGAGCAAAAGGCTAAACTGATCGATGAATGGACCCCGGAACCATTAGCTGCCGCCGTTCCGGAAGATCATCCGGCACTGCATACCCACGTGGTGTCGGGGAAGGTGGGCAAATTTATCGAGATCGATGGGAAGCGCTGTTTGAATATGGCCTCGCACAACTATCTGGGGCTGATCGAGGACGATGACATTCAGCAGGCAGCCATAACGAGCTTGCGCAAGTATGGAGTAGGTTCGTGCGGACCACGTGGTTTTTATGGAACCGTTGACGTCCATCTAGATCTGGAGGAAAGGCTGGCTCGATTCATGGAGGTCGAGGAAGCGGTTGTTTATTCGTATGCTTTCTCAACCATTGCCAGTGCCATTCCAGCGTACGCCAAGCGAGGCGACATCGTTTTTGT AGATGAATGTGCCAATTTTGCAATCCAAAAAGGTCTTGATGCGTCTCGCAGCCGAGTGGTTTTCTTCAAACATAACGATATGGCCGACTTGGAAAGATTGTTAGAAGAACAAGCCGTTCAGGATAGACGCAACCCCAAGAAGGCCGCCAAAACGAGACGGTTCCTTGTAGTGGAAGCTATCTATATGAACACCGGAGAAATCTGTCCCCTGCCTCAGTTGGTAGAATTACGTAAACGATACAAACTAAGGATGTTCCTAGACGAAAGCCTCTCCTTTGGGGTACTCGGCAAAAATGGCCGTGGGTTGATCGAGCATTTCAATGTTGAT aaaatcgaAGTTGATCTGCGTTCGGCTGGATTGGAATGGGCAGCCGGAACCATTGGTGGATTCTGTGCCGGGACATCCTTTATTGTGGAGCATCAGCGTCTGTCCGGGCTGGGCTACTGTTTTTCGGCTTCACTGCCACCCCTTCTGACCCAAGCTGCCATCAGTGCGCTGGATCGTTTCGAAAGTGACCCGAAGATTTTCGAGGAGCTCAGGACGATATGCCGGAAAGTTTCACA aaaattaccAACGTTAAAAGATTTTACATTCCGAGGTGACGCTTTATCCCCGGTGAAACATCTTTACCTGAGAAAAGAGCGGGACTATGCTACGGAAAAACAGTTACTGGATACCATTTCTAAAGAG TGCATCAACAATGGCCTTGCAGTGATATCGTGTGAATATTTGGAAAACATGGAAAAACAACTTGCGCGGTCCAGCATCCGTTTGACCGTGAACCGTTTGCTGTCCGACGCCGATATCGAGGATGCGTTCCGGATTCTGAACCAAGCAGCCTCTACTGTTCTGTCCAAAGTTTAA
- the LOC129744333 gene encoding 1,4-alpha-glucan-branching enzyme, protein MTDQISKLFELDGYLRPHETEIRRRNNELKNWLNKLNQLEGGLDQFTQGYKYYGIHINADNSVVAREWAPGAKELYLTGEFNNWQWIDNPYKQLPFGKWELTIPPNADGSCAIKHLSEVKVIVRKHDGSLVDRLSPWAPYVVPPPKTMGVNYQQRIWHPPAHDKYMCRQPRPPKPRALRIYECHVGIATEELGVGTYRNFGDNIIPRIKKLGYNTIQVMAIMEHAYYASFGYQVTSFFAASSRPGTPDDLKYMVDKAHEAGLFVLLDVVHSHASKNVQDGLNQFDGTNACYFHDGSRGEHTLWDSRLFNYSEYEVLRFLLSNLRWWHDEYNFDGYRFDGVTSMLYHSRGIGEGFSGDYNEYFGLNVDTEALIYLAIANDFLHKLNPNMITIAEDVSGMPTLCRPTEEGGVGFDFRLGMAIPDKWIQLLKTKSDEDWNIGNIVHTLTNRRWKEWTVAYAESHDQALVGDKTIAFWLMDKEMYTHMSTCSDSSLIIDRGLALHKMIRLITHALGGEAYLNFMGNEFGHPEWLDFPRIGNNESYHYARRQWHLVDDQLLKYRFLNEFDCAMNATEEKYHWLNCLPAYVSWKHEDDKVIACERNNLLFVFNFHNSKSFTDYRIGVELAGKYRVVLSTDDKEFGGWGRVDKNVEHSTFPEGWAGRRNYIQLYIPSRVAFVLAPQ, encoded by the exons ATGACCGACCAAATCTCCAAGTTATTCGAGCTGGATGGATACCTTAGACCGCATGAAACGGAAATCCGAAGAAG gAACAACGAGCTCAAGAATTGGTTGAACAAGCTGAATCAGCTTGAAGGGGGCTTGGATCAGTTTACACAGGGCTATAAATATTACGGCATCCACATCAATGCCGACAACAGCGTAGTGGCCCGCGAATGGGCACCGGGCGCCAAAGAGCTCTACCTTACCGGAGAATTCA acaACTGGCAATGGATCGACAACCCCTACAAACAACTTCCGTTCGGAAAGTGGGAACTGACCATTCCACCAAATGCGGATGGTAGCTGCGCTATCAAACATCTGTCCGAGGTGAAAGTGATCGTTCGGAAGCATGATGGATCGTTGGTTGATCGTCTGTCACCGTGGGCTCCTTACGTGGTTCCCCCACCGAAGACGATGGGTGTCAACTATCAGCAGCGGATATGGCATCCTCCAGCCCACGACAAGTACATGTGCCGTCAGCCTCGTCCCCCGAAGCCCCGTGCTCTAAGGATCTACGAGTGCCACGTGGGAATTGCCACCGAAGAGCTTGGTGTTGGTACTTACCGAAATTTCGGCGATAACATTATCCCGCGTATCAAGAAACTCGGCTACAATACGATCCAGGTGATGGCCATCATGGAACACGCGTACTATGCCAGTTTCGGATACCAAGTAACAAGCTTCTTTGCGGCATCCAGTCGACCTGGAACGCCCGATGATCTTAAGTATATGGTCGATAAGGCCCATGAGGCGGGACTTTTCGTTCTGTTGGATGTTGTCCATTCGCATGCCAGTAAGAACGTCCAAGATGGATTGAACCAGTTCGACGGCACCAACGCTTGCTACTTCCATGACGGTAGCCGGGGCGAGCACACACTGTGGGACAGCCGACTGTTTAACTATTCAGA gtACGAAGTGTTGCGATTCCTGCTGTCAAATCTTCGATGGTGGCACGATGAGTACAACTTCGATGGGTATCGGTTCGATGGAGTCACCTCTATGTTGTACCATTCCCGGGGTATTGGTGAAGGATTTTCTGGCGACTACAATGAATACTTCGGTTTGAACGTTGATACCGAGGCGCTGATTTATCTGGCCATAGCCAACGATTTTCTGCACAAGTTGAATCCCAATATGATAACGATCGCCGAAGATGTAAGCGGCATGCCAACGTTGTGTCGCCCTACGGAAGAAGGTGGCGTTGGGTTCGATTTCCGTCTTGGTATGGCAATTCCGGACAAGTGGATCCAGCTGCTGAAAACAAAGTCGGATGAAGATTGGAACATTGGAAATATTGTGCATACGTTAACCAATCGCCGGTGGAAGGAATGGACTGTGGCCTACGCCGAATCGCACGACCAAGCTTTGGTGGGCGATAAGACTATTGCCTTCTGGCTGATGGATAAGGAAATGTACACCCACATGTCAACTTGTTCCGATTCTAGCTTGATCATTGACCGAGGTCTTGCCTTACATAAAATGATTCGGCTGATTACGCACGCACTCGGTGGAGAGGCTTATCTTAATTTTATGGGCAACGAGTTCGGACATCCGGAATGGCTTGACTTCCCCAGAATTGGAAACAACGAGTCGTATCACTACGCCCGTAGACAGTGGCACTTGGTCGATGATCAATTGCTGAAGTACCGTTTTCTCAACGAATTTGATTGTGCCATGAACGCTACCGAGGAGAAGTATCACTGGCTCAATTGCTTGCCAGCCTATGTCAGCTGGAAGCACGAGGACGACAAGGTGATCGCATGTGAACGCAACAACCTGCTGTTTGTGTTCAACTTTCACAATAGTAAAAGTTTCACCGATTACCGCATCGGCGTCGAGTTGGCCGGAAAGTACCGCGTTGTGTTGAGTACCGACGATAAAGAATTTGGTGGATGGGGTCGagttgacaaaaatgtcgaGCATTCCACCTTCCCGGAAGGGTGGGCTGGACGAAGGAACTACATCCAACTGTATATCCCGAGTCGTGTGGCTTTCGTGCTGGCACCGCAGTAA